A region from the Gammaproteobacteria bacterium genome encodes:
- the otsB gene encoding putative trehalose-phosphate phosphatase (Evidence 3 : Putative function from multiple computational evidences), producing MRAAPPVIENRRHWALFLDIDGTLIDIAQTPDSVIISATLPALLSVLRQALDGALALISGRALTDIDRMFSGQFDAAGTHGIEWRHAGTTIPNDRHRHEAITNIVPLIEERAYHLPGLLIEKKSQSLALHYRQNPELKPDAWSLAEYAMRELGEDFRLLAGHSVVEIIAADADKGKAIERFMAIPPYIGRIPIFAGDDVTDESGFQVINRMEGISIKIGNPPSLLAQFHISSPSELKVWLAAVATTLTER from the coding sequence ATGAGGGCAGCCCCTCCCGTAATCGAGAATCGTCGTCACTGGGCATTGTTCCTGGATATTGATGGAACCCTCATTGATATCGCCCAAACGCCTGATAGTGTTATTATCTCTGCTACTCTTCCGGCGCTATTGAGCGTTCTCCGTCAGGCACTCGACGGGGCATTGGCACTGATTAGTGGACGTGCGCTGACGGATATCGATCGCATGTTTTCGGGACAATTCGATGCTGCGGGAACTCATGGTATCGAGTGGCGTCATGCCGGGACCACAATACCGAACGACCGCCATCGGCACGAGGCGATTACCAATATCGTTCCATTGATTGAGGAGCGAGCGTATCACTTACCTGGCCTGCTCATCGAAAAGAAATCTCAATCGCTTGCCCTGCATTATCGTCAAAATCCTGAACTCAAGCCTGATGCGTGGTCACTAGCGGAATACGCTATGCGAGAATTGGGAGAAGATTTCCGATTGCTCGCCGGCCACAGTGTCGTTGAGATCATCGCTGCGGATGCCGACAAAGGTAAAGCCATTGAACGTTTCATGGCGATTCCCCCCTATATTGGGCGGATACCCATCTTTGCCGGAGATGATGTTACTGACGAAAGTGGATTCCAAGTGATTAATCGCATGGAGGGGATTTCCATCAAGATTGGTAATCCGCCATCACTACTAGCACAGTTCCACATCAGCTCACCATCAGAATTGAAAGTGTGGCTTGCTGCCGTGGCGACGACATTGACGGAGAGATAA
- a CDS encoding Glucoamylase, producing MNTLELGVIGNGTVAALIDVNATIVWWGFPRFDGDPVFHALVNGENSFHPEDPTNGGYYAVELIGCQHRQQYYLSNSAVLATRLEDEDGNAVEIIDFAPRFAQFERMFRPPMLVRRIVPVQGRPRIRIRVRPRFDYGALTPQITLGSNHIRFQSQSGALRLTTTAPLSYVVEETAFVVEHTITLFLGSDEGLNAGIEDTAQIFLERTLDRWRTWVRSLSIPFDWQDEVIRAAITLKLCNYEETGAIVAALTTSIPEAPFTERNWDYRFCWLRDAYFVVHALNRLGTTRTMEEYLGYITNIVGESNEQALKPCYAITRRTDLEEHTASALSGYRGMGPVRIGNQAHLQIQNDVYGSVILAATHAFFDRRLPLAGDRILFERLEGLGRRAIVVYDQPDAGPWELRALSAIHTFSAVMCWAGCDRLSKIAVTLGLPNRQVWWRQQADRLHANISRRAWNAELGSFVSTFEGNALDATLLLLHELAFLSADDPRFKATVVAVGRTLKRGDLLLRYATEDDFGLPETSFTICTFWYIEALAALGKKGEACALFETVLKRRSVLGLLSEDIHPKTGELWGNYPQTYSMVGLINCAMRLSRNWEEAF from the coding sequence ATGAATACCCTCGAGCTTGGTGTCATTGGAAATGGTACGGTCGCTGCACTGATTGACGTAAACGCGACAATTGTCTGGTGGGGTTTTCCGCGCTTTGATGGTGACCCGGTATTCCATGCCCTGGTCAACGGCGAGAATTCGTTTCATCCCGAGGATCCTACCAATGGGGGCTACTATGCCGTGGAATTGATTGGTTGCCAGCACCGACAGCAATATTACTTATCTAATTCGGCGGTATTAGCAACACGTTTGGAAGATGAAGATGGTAATGCGGTAGAAATCATTGATTTTGCCCCGCGCTTTGCCCAATTTGAACGCATGTTCCGCCCGCCCATGTTGGTACGGCGGATTGTGCCGGTTCAAGGGCGTCCACGGATTCGTATTCGAGTGCGACCACGCTTCGATTATGGCGCACTTACACCACAAATTACGCTCGGTTCCAACCACATTCGCTTCCAGAGCCAGTCTGGGGCGCTCCGTTTGACCACCACCGCACCTCTGTCCTATGTGGTCGAAGAGACTGCCTTTGTGGTCGAACACACGATCACTTTGTTTCTTGGTTCCGATGAGGGGCTCAATGCCGGGATCGAGGATACTGCACAGATATTTCTGGAGCGTACCCTAGATCGATGGCGGACTTGGGTACGATCGTTGTCGATCCCCTTTGATTGGCAGGACGAGGTGATTCGTGCTGCCATTACCCTGAAACTCTGCAATTACGAAGAAACCGGGGCCATCGTTGCGGCATTGACTACGTCAATCCCAGAGGCACCATTTACCGAACGCAACTGGGATTACCGGTTCTGCTGGCTACGTGATGCCTATTTTGTGGTCCATGCGTTGAATCGCCTGGGCACTACGCGGACTATGGAAGAATATCTCGGCTATATCACCAATATTGTGGGCGAGAGTAATGAACAGGCACTGAAACCCTGTTACGCCATTACCCGACGCACCGATTTAGAGGAGCATACCGCTTCTGCATTATCGGGCTATCGAGGTATGGGTCCGGTTCGCATTGGTAATCAGGCTCATTTGCAGATCCAAAATGATGTGTACGGCAGCGTTATCTTAGCCGCAACCCATGCCTTTTTCGATCGTCGTCTACCATTGGCCGGCGACAGAATACTGTTTGAGCGGCTTGAGGGCCTGGGGCGGCGTGCTATTGTTGTTTATGATCAGCCAGATGCTGGCCCTTGGGAATTACGGGCGCTTTCGGCCATTCATACTTTCTCGGCGGTGATGTGTTGGGCCGGTTGCGACCGTCTGTCTAAAATAGCCGTAACCCTGGGTCTACCCAATCGTCAGGTTTGGTGGCGGCAGCAGGCCGATAGATTGCACGCCAATATTTCCCGCCGGGCTTGGAATGCTGAGCTCGGAAGTTTTGTTTCCACCTTTGAAGGCAATGCCTTGGATGCAACTCTATTGCTGCTGCACGAATTGGCTTTCCTCTCCGCCGATGACCCCCGTTTCAAGGCCACTGTCGTTGCGGTTGGTCGTACCCTCAAACGTGGCGATCTGTTGTTGCGCTACGCCACCGAGGATGATTTCGGGTTGCCGGAAACTTCTTTCACCATTTGCACCTTCTGGTATATCGAGGCCTTGGCGGCATTGGGAAAGAAGGGTGAGGCATGTGCCCTGTTCGAGACCGTGCTGAAACGTCGATCTGTCTTGGGTCTACTCTCCGAGGATATCCATCCGAAAACCGGCGAGTTATGGGGAAACTATCCTCAGACCTATTCAATGGTCGGATTGATTAATTGCGCGATGCGTCTATCAAGGAATTGGGAAGAGGCATTCTGA
- the copR gene encoding Transcriptional activator protein CopR, translated as MHLLMVEDNPDLVANVVDFLEDHGHTLDIAYNGFSALGFALEKNYDAMILDLMLPGLSGFEVCSKLRNSGLSIPILMLTARDGLDDKLEGFACGADDYLIKPFALLELEARLLAIARRGQSASLGEAAEHLRVADLDLDLATRRLTRAESVLDLPPIPMKLLEALMRRAPHLVSRAELERTIWGDEPPDSDALRAHLHLLRQIIDKPFSHPLLHTVRGFGYRLGDDEKL; from the coding sequence ATGCACCTATTAATGGTCGAAGATAATCCGGATTTGGTCGCCAATGTGGTTGACTTTCTCGAGGACCATGGGCACACCCTAGATATTGCCTATAATGGGTTTTCTGCCCTAGGATTTGCGCTGGAGAAAAATTACGATGCTATGATTCTTGATTTAATGTTACCGGGTTTATCTGGCTTTGAAGTCTGCTCCAAATTACGTAACTCAGGACTATCCATCCCAATTCTGATGCTCACCGCTCGCGATGGGCTGGATGATAAACTGGAGGGATTCGCCTGTGGGGCGGATGATTATTTAATAAAACCTTTCGCCCTACTGGAGTTGGAGGCACGCTTGCTGGCCATTGCGCGTCGTGGTCAGTCTGCATCGCTGGGCGAAGCGGCGGAGCATTTGCGGGTGGCAGACTTGGACCTGGATCTTGCTACCCGTCGCCTCACTCGCGCTGAGAGCGTTTTAGATCTACCACCCATCCCTATGAAGTTATTGGAGGCCCTAATGCGGCGGGCGCCGCACCTGGTCAGCCGGGCGGAGCTAGAGCGTACGATTTGGGGCGATGAACCACCAGATAGCGACGCCCTGCGTGCCCACCTACATCTGCTGCGTCAGATCATCGACAAGCCATTTTCGCATCCGCTGCTCCATACGGTGCGTGGTTTTGGTTATCGACTGGGCGACGATGAAAAACTTTAG
- the nhaD gene encoding Na(+)/H(+) antiporter NhaD has translation MTEITEHLPELTNHWAGITALGIFILAYVLVITEETTQLRKSKPMVVAAGLLWILIAFSYRGLGPSHVVEGAFRQVFLEYAELMLFLLVAMTYVNTLEDRNVFAVLKAWLVRSGFSYRALFWITGTLAFFISSVADNLTTALVVCAVVLAVGRNSPGFVVLSCINIVVAVNAGGTFSPFGDITTLMVWQKGVLSFSEFFVLFVPAMVSFVVPAAFMHWAVPAGAPSAQDMNITLKPGAVVSTVLFILTIITAIVAHNLFTLPPVLGMMTGLGYLQLQAYFLRRSRGELAFDFFHKIVAVEWDTLLFFYGVMMCVGALGVLGYLAVMSQLMYGQLGPSAANILIGIISAILDNIPLMFAVLTIHPDMSDGQWLLITLTTGIGGSLLSIGSAAGVALMGQSRGIYTFMAHLRWTPAVAAGYAAGVFVHMILNKSLF, from the coding sequence ATGACTGAAATTACTGAACACCTCCCCGAACTTACCAATCATTGGGCAGGAATTACCGCGCTGGGAATATTCATCTTGGCCTATGTGCTGGTAATCACGGAGGAAACTACTCAGCTACGCAAATCAAAACCGATGGTAGTCGCCGCTGGTCTCTTGTGGATACTTATTGCATTTTCCTATCGTGGTCTTGGTCCATCGCATGTAGTAGAGGGAGCGTTCCGCCAAGTCTTTCTGGAATATGCCGAATTGATGTTGTTTTTGTTGGTGGCAATGACCTACGTGAACACGCTTGAAGATCGAAACGTCTTTGCGGTCCTCAAGGCATGGTTGGTCCGTTCAGGATTTAGCTATCGCGCTCTCTTTTGGATAACTGGGACATTGGCCTTCTTTATTTCATCGGTTGCTGACAATTTAACCACCGCATTAGTAGTGTGTGCTGTAGTATTGGCAGTGGGTCGGAATTCGCCAGGTTTTGTCGTCCTCTCGTGTATCAATATCGTTGTTGCTGTTAATGCCGGTGGTACCTTCAGTCCATTTGGAGATATTACCACCCTGATGGTCTGGCAGAAAGGAGTCCTGAGTTTTAGTGAGTTCTTCGTACTGTTCGTACCTGCCATGGTTAGTTTCGTTGTTCCTGCTGCATTCATGCACTGGGCGGTTCCAGCCGGGGCGCCATCCGCCCAAGATATGAACATCACGCTGAAACCTGGGGCAGTGGTGAGCACGGTTCTATTTATTCTCACCATCATTACTGCGATTGTCGCTCACAACCTTTTTACGCTGCCACCGGTGCTCGGTATGATGACAGGATTGGGTTATCTGCAATTACAAGCGTACTTTTTAAGACGCTCGAGAGGAGAACTTGCTTTTGATTTTTTCCACAAGATTGTGGCTGTTGAGTGGGACACCTTGCTGTTTTTCTATGGTGTTATGATGTGTGTGGGGGCACTGGGGGTATTGGGATATTTAGCGGTGATGTCTCAGTTAATGTACGGACAGTTAGGACCGAGTGCTGCGAATATTTTGATTGGAATAATCTCAGCGATTCTTGATAATATCCCACTGATGTTCGCGGTACTCACCATTCATCCCGATATGTCAGATGGGCAATGGTTACTAATTACGCTAACAACGGGCATTGGCGGGAGCCTATTATCGATTGGTTCAGCGGCGGGGGTAGCTCTGATGGGACAGTCACGCGGTATTTATACTTTCATGGCCCATCTGCGTTGGACGCCAGCAGTAGCAGCAGGCTATGCTGCCGGCGTTTTTGTTCATATGATTCTCAATAAATCACTATTCTGA
- a CDS encoding Histidine kinase — protein sequence MKNFRVPLRLRVAAGFSLLGVVVSLALGGWLHLASHNLEKRLIDDALNAELEDYQARLSRNPNSLPPDTATIRGYIRRPNVADDPIPEMLNDLAEGIYTLELDGVSYRVVMQKRAGMTLVMLHNRTLVVQHWERFSWILILGITLVALLSAAGGWWLAGRVIAPVQELAKRVRECDSSNLGVIHPDSGQLPNDEVGELAQTIEGYVQRLRAFVERERAFVSNASHELRTPLAVIQGAVEVLQGDSRLDERTRARIDRIARATYGMTNLTTALLMLAREGRTNPPPACEVHTVLAEVVELHRPLLSHKPVVLECVVTAYPTLAVERSLLIIALGNLVRNACVYTERGSVTVTLDETQLRVDDTGPGIPHGNLSSLFEQTRRHQVHGEGIGLPLVKRIAAHQGWRVAVESQVGKGSCFHLQFLPESNSQPITKSRVNDTLTSY from the coding sequence ATGAAAAACTTTAGGGTCCCTTTACGATTACGGGTCGCTGCGGGATTTTCTCTGTTAGGCGTTGTCGTTAGTTTGGCCCTGGGGGGTTGGCTGCACCTCGCCTCACACAATTTGGAAAAGCGCCTCATTGATGACGCCCTCAATGCTGAATTAGAAGATTATCAAGCACGATTGTCGCGTAATCCGAATTCTCTGCCCCCAGATACCGCCACCATCCGCGGCTACATCAGGCGTCCCAATGTTGCCGACGACCCCATTCCCGAGATGCTCAATGACCTCGCCGAGGGAATTTACACCTTGGAATTAGACGGAGTGAGCTACCGCGTCGTAATGCAAAAACGCGCGGGTATGACCCTGGTTATGCTCCATAACCGGACCTTGGTAGTACAACATTGGGAAAGATTTTCTTGGATCCTGATACTGGGAATAACGCTCGTTGCCTTGTTATCTGCGGCGGGTGGTTGGTGGCTCGCCGGGCGCGTTATTGCCCCCGTACAAGAACTGGCGAAACGAGTACGCGAATGTGATTCGTCCAACCTTGGCGTTATTCATCCTGACAGTGGCCAATTACCAAATGATGAGGTGGGTGAGCTAGCCCAGACTATCGAGGGCTATGTCCAGCGCCTACGGGCCTTTGTCGAGCGCGAGCGGGCCTTTGTCAGCAACGCCAGCCACGAGTTACGAACCCCGCTGGCGGTGATCCAGGGGGCGGTTGAGGTCCTGCAAGGCGACTCGCGACTCGACGAACGCACCCGTGCCCGGATCGACCGCATTGCTCGCGCTACCTACGGTATGACCAATCTCACCACGGCACTCTTGATGCTCGCCCGTGAGGGTCGTACCAATCCCCCTCCGGCCTGTGAAGTCCACACGGTCTTGGCCGAGGTCGTGGAACTACATCGCCCCCTCCTTTCACACAAGCCAGTTGTGCTGGAATGTGTGGTAACCGCATATCCGACACTCGCGGTAGAGCGTTCCCTGCTGATCATTGCCTTAGGCAACTTGGTACGCAACGCCTGCGTTTATACCGAGCGCGGCAGCGTGACCGTAACCTTAGACGAGACCCAACTACGGGTAGACGATACGGGTCCGGGAATTCCACACGGAAATTTGAGTAGTTTATTCGAGCAGACGCGGCGGCATCAGGTCCATGGTGAGGGCATTGGTCTACCCCTGGTCAAGCGCATCGCCGCCCATCAGGGTTGGCGCGTCGCGGTGGAGAGCCAGGTTGGGAAAGGGTCTTGCTTCCACCTACAGTTCCTACCGGAATCAAACAGCCAACCAATAACAAAATCGAGAGTTAACGATACCTTGACTAGTTATTAA
- a CDS encoding sulfate permease, SulP family, translated as MPSSDAHPPLPIHTKQTLYPAWLFVIFPFLRWWGQVSRTTIKADLLAGLTGAVVVLPQGVAFATIAGMPPEYGLYAGMVPAIVAALWGSSWHLVSGPTTAASIVLFSGLSALAEPGSADYVRLALTLTFMVGVLELGMGLARLGALINFASHSVVVGFTAGAAFLIAANQIKNFFGINIPRGLHFHEIFGTLLLNIGHLNPLVTTVGIATITLGLVVRYWFPRIPYMIVAMVGGSLIAFAFNKVLGVEHTGISTVGSLPGGLPPLSLPDLSFETIRQLAPVVLATSLFALTEAVSIARSLGARANQHIDGNQEFIGQGLSNIVGSFFSGYVATGSFNRSGLNFQSGARTPLAAVAAGIFLAGVVALVAPLAAYLPNAAMAAILFLVAWGLIDFHAIRNIIRTSDSETVVLAVTFLSTLFLQLEFAILSGMLLSLGLYLNRTSRPNLISRVPDPNSPGRDFITNTNLPECPQFKLARLDGSLFFGAVSHVAESLKLMEDQNPGQKHIAISATGVNFIDVAGAELLANEANRRRNIGGGLYLIRTKPEVHETLRRGGYLEIIGAENLLSGKTETIAHVVAKLDPEICATCKVRIFRECARKSGAQTGG; from the coding sequence ATGCCATCATCAGATGCACACCCTCCCCTCCCTATTCATACGAAACAAACATTATACCCCGCATGGTTATTTGTGATATTCCCGTTTCTACGTTGGTGGGGCCAGGTCAGTCGCACAACTATCAAGGCCGATCTACTGGCCGGGTTGACCGGTGCGGTAGTGGTTTTACCTCAGGGCGTCGCCTTTGCAACCATTGCCGGAATGCCGCCGGAGTACGGGCTTTACGCAGGTATGGTTCCGGCAATTGTCGCTGCTCTTTGGGGGTCCTCTTGGCATTTGGTTTCTGGACCCACGACGGCGGCCTCGATCGTACTATTTTCTGGTCTCTCCGCTTTGGCCGAGCCGGGCAGTGCTGATTATGTGCGTTTGGCACTAACCTTGACGTTCATGGTCGGCGTATTGGAGTTAGGAATGGGGCTGGCCCGTTTGGGCGCCTTGATTAATTTTGCTTCCCATTCCGTGGTAGTCGGTTTCACCGCTGGTGCGGCTTTCCTGATCGCGGCCAATCAGATCAAAAATTTCTTTGGTATCAATATCCCTCGAGGGCTGCACTTCCACGAAATATTCGGCACCTTACTTCTGAATATCGGACACCTGAATCCCCTGGTTACCACGGTAGGTATCGCTACCATCACCCTCGGATTGGTGGTTCGCTATTGGTTTCCTCGCATCCCCTACATGATCGTTGCCATGGTCGGCGGAAGCTTAATCGCCTTTGCGTTCAATAAGGTTCTCGGAGTCGAACATACCGGCATCAGTACCGTGGGTTCCTTACCGGGCGGGTTGCCCCCCTTGTCACTGCCTGACTTGTCTTTCGAAACTATTCGACAACTGGCCCCGGTTGTGTTGGCAACGAGCCTATTTGCTCTCACCGAGGCGGTTTCCATCGCACGTTCCCTGGGGGCACGCGCCAATCAGCATATCGATGGCAATCAGGAGTTTATTGGTCAGGGATTGTCTAATATTGTCGGGTCATTCTTTTCTGGCTACGTGGCAACCGGTTCATTCAATCGAAGTGGGCTTAACTTTCAGTCTGGAGCAAGAACGCCACTCGCTGCAGTCGCTGCTGGCATTTTTTTAGCCGGGGTCGTGGCGCTGGTCGCGCCGTTAGCTGCCTATCTGCCTAACGCGGCCATGGCAGCAATTCTTTTCCTAGTTGCTTGGGGCCTGATCGACTTTCACGCGATACGTAACATCATACGCACCAGCGATTCCGAGACAGTGGTGCTGGCAGTTACCTTTCTCTCCACCCTATTCTTGCAGTTAGAATTCGCCATCCTGTCTGGGATGCTTTTATCCTTGGGATTGTACCTAAATCGTACCTCGCGCCCCAATCTAATCTCGCGAGTCCCGGACCCGAATAGCCCAGGGCGTGACTTTATCACCAACACCAACCTTCCAGAGTGTCCACAATTCAAACTTGCTCGTTTGGATGGATCACTCTTCTTCGGTGCGGTCAGTCATGTGGCGGAAAGCCTCAAGCTAATGGAGGATCAAAATCCTGGTCAGAAACATATCGCTATCTCAGCCACTGGGGTAAATTTTATTGATGTGGCGGGGGCGGAACTTCTCGCTAATGAGGCCAATCGACGGCGGAATATTGGAGGGGGACTGTATCTAATCCGCACGAAACCGGAAGTACATGAAACACTTCGGCGAGGTGGTTATCTCGAAATTATCGGCGCGGAGAATCTTCTCTCTGGTAAAACCGAGACGATCGCTCATGTCGTCGCAAAACTCGACCCAGAAATATGCGCTACTTGTAAGGTACGAATCTTCCGCGAATGTGCTAGGAAATCTGGGGCTCAGACCGGGGGTTAA
- a CDS encoding hypothetical protein (Evidence 5 : Unknown function) — protein sequence MSQPIILAAVDLDHRASTVITHANRLAALCQGHLMVVHIVDYDSVYEDDHGFPQPPGKIREDMIRHARMSLFGMIHHLNLSTNLIEIQVKTGPVVDTLIDLAATIHPRYVLIGASRFGILGSTTGLVTAFNAGSNGQLLVVPNTNTALSNWDITSRIRQWIGQNVVAPIK from the coding sequence ATGTCTCAACCCATCATTCTTGCGGCAGTTGATCTCGATCATCGCGCCAGTACAGTCATTACTCACGCCAACCGACTCGCCGCCCTATGCCAAGGTCACCTAATGGTTGTTCATATTGTCGATTACGACAGTGTCTATGAAGATGATCACGGCTTTCCCCAACCTCCTGGGAAGATCCGAGAGGATATGATACGTCACGCTCGAATGTCTTTATTTGGCATGATCCATCACCTGAATCTATCGACAAATCTAATTGAGATCCAGGTCAAAACGGGTCCCGTAGTGGACACCCTAATAGACCTTGCTGCGACCATACACCCACGCTATGTGCTAATCGGGGCCTCTCGTTTCGGAATTTTAGGTTCAACGACAGGATTGGTTACGGCTTTTAATGCAGGTAGCAATGGGCAGCTTTTAGTTGTACCAAACACCAACACAGCTCTATCCAACTGGGACATAACCTCCCGAATACGCCAATGGATCGGACAAAACGTGGTGGCCCCGATAAAATAG
- the pilU gene encoding Type IV pilus ATPase PilU: MDFNALLKLMTHKHASDLFITVDMPPTLKVDGKLAPVIPNALTPEQVREVAYSIMNSEQREEFERTRECNFAVSSPNMGRFRVNVFQQRNHIGMVARRIESRIPSLDELGMPQVLKQVAMTKRGLIIFVGGTGTGKSSSLAAMIGYRNQNSSGHIITIEDPIEFIHQHAGCIITQREVGVDTVSYDMALKNTLRQAPDVILIGEIRSRETMEHAIVFAETGHLCLSTLHATSANQALDRIVNFFSEDRRQQLLLDLSLNLRAIIAQRLIPRRDGQGRQVAVEVLVNSPVVADLLLKGEIAMLKEVMRRSTDEGMKTFDQSIYEIYREDIISETDAIHYADSANDVRLMIKRGKESKAANLEETPFRPLDTGTRLNTGGR, from the coding sequence ATGGATTTCAATGCCCTCCTTAAATTGATGACGCACAAACATGCCTCGGATTTGTTTATCACTGTGGATATGCCGCCGACTCTCAAGGTTGATGGCAAACTTGCCCCGGTTATTCCGAATGCACTTACCCCCGAACAGGTGCGTGAGGTGGCATATTCGATTATGAATAGTGAGCAACGGGAGGAATTCGAGCGTACCCGCGAGTGTAATTTCGCGGTCAGCTCTCCCAATATGGGGCGGTTTCGGGTTAATGTTTTCCAACAACGCAACCATATTGGGATGGTGGCGCGCCGGATTGAGAGTCGGATCCCCAGCCTGGATGAGCTAGGAATGCCACAGGTGCTCAAACAGGTCGCTATGACAAAGCGTGGCCTGATTATTTTCGTGGGTGGTACCGGTACTGGGAAGTCGAGTTCATTGGCGGCGATGATTGGTTACCGTAATCAGAATTCTAGTGGCCATATTATTACGATTGAAGACCCGATCGAGTTTATTCACCAACACGCGGGCTGTATTATCACTCAACGTGAAGTTGGGGTTGATACAGTGTCTTACGATATGGCGCTGAAAAACACCCTGCGTCAGGCCCCTGATGTTATTCTGATTGGTGAGATTCGTTCTCGGGAGACAATGGAACATGCCATTGTCTTTGCCGAGACCGGACATTTATGCCTTTCTACATTACATGCGACCAGCGCCAATCAGGCGCTGGATCGGATCGTCAATTTCTTTTCCGAAGACCGTCGCCAGCAATTGTTATTAGACCTCTCGCTCAATCTGCGGGCGATTATTGCACAACGCCTGATTCCGCGTCGTGATGGTCAGGGGCGACAGGTAGCGGTGGAGGTATTAGTTAATTCGCCGGTAGTAGCTGATCTACTGCTGAAGGGCGAGATTGCAATGCTCAAGGAGGTTATGCGCCGTTCCACTGATGAGGGAATGAAGACTTTCGACCAATCCATCTACGAAATCTATCGTGAGGATATTATCAGTGAGACGGATGCCATTCACTATGCGGATTCGGCCAACGATGTGCGGTTAATGATTAAACGAGGCAAGGAAAGTAAGGCTGCCAATCTGGAGGAGACTCCCTTTCGTCCGTTAGATACCGGTACTCGATTAAACACCGGGGGACGTTGA